One Coccinella septempunctata chromosome 1, icCocSept1.1, whole genome shotgun sequence DNA window includes the following coding sequences:
- the LOC123312421 gene encoding putative peptidyl-prolyl cis-trans isomerase dodo: MADAPLPAGWERRLSRSTGQHYYLNVYTKESQWDVPEKPAEPGPEQVQCSHLLVKHKDSRRPSSWREANITRTKEEALELVKNYREQIVQGKASFADLATEYSDCSSAKRGGDLGPFRKGAMQKPFEEASFSLKVGELSEPVFTDSGVHIILRTV; this comes from the exons ATGGCGGACGCACCGTTGCCTGCCGGTTGGGAAAGACGGTTAAGCCGATCAACTG gaCAACACTATTACCTCAATGTATATACTAAAGAATCCCAGTGGGATGTGCCAGAGAAGCCTGCTGAACCTGGACCAGAACAAGTCCAGTGTTCTCATTTGCTTGTAAAACACAAGGATTCTAGGAGGCCGTCCTCTTGGAGGGAAGCAAATATTACTAGAACCAAAGAGGAAGCTTTAGAATTGGTCAAAA ATTATAGAGAACAGATAGTTCAAGGTAAAGCATCCTTCGCTGATTTAGCAACTGAATATTCTGATTGTTCTTCTGCTAAAAGAGGAGGGGATTTGGGCCCATTCCGAAAAGGAGCTATGCAGAAACCCTTTGAAGAAGCTTCATTTTCTTTAAAAGTTGGAGAACTATCTGAACCTGTATTCACAGATTCTGGTGTACATATAATTCTACGAACTGTTTAA